The Psychroflexus sp. ALD_RP9 region ATTCCTATTTTTTCAGTAACATCGTAAAAACTAAAATATGAGGTTGTATCTTCAGCATGGTCGGGAATATATTTTGAATAAGTTGAACGTGATAATGATTGTATACCACCCATTACAAGACCTACAAAAAAAGCAGCAATATAAAATTCATTAGGTGTTTCCATAAAAAAAGCAAAGACACAAACACCAATCCATATTAAATTCAAACCAATTAAAACATGAATATTACCAAAAAACTTAACTAATCGAGAAGCTAAAAAAGCACCTAAAATGGCTACCAGTTGAATAACAAGTATACTAATAATTAATCCCATGGTAGCATCGTTATTTGGCCATTTAATTTCTTCAACACCAAAATAAGTAGCAATTAGCATTATGGTCTGTACAGCCATACTGTAAACAAAATAGGCACCTAAATAACGTTCTAGATTTAAGTTAGTTTTAATCGATTTGTAAATTGATTTTAACTCTTTAAAACCATTAAAAAAGACATCTTTAGTGTAGCGGCCTTTTTTATTAGAAATTGGTAAGTGATAAAAAGAATATTGGCTAAAGCCTATCCACCAAACCCCAGTCAATATGAAAGATAAACGTGTTGGTAAAGCTTCAGACTCAAACCCGAAGAGTTTATAGTTAAGAATCATTACAAGACACAGCACAAGCAACAAAACACTACCGATGTAGCCTAAAGAAAAGCCTTTTGCACTTAAACTGTCTTGCTCATTTTTCGGACAAATATCAGGTAAATAAGAATTATAAAAGACAATACTTCCCCAAAAACCAATTAAACCAAACAAATAACATAGCAAACCAAACCACAAATATTCTAAATTAAACCAGTAAAGCCCAATACATGCAGATGCGCCAACATAGCAGAATATTTTCATGAAAAGCTTTTTATTACCTACGTAATCGGCTATACCACTTAGAATAGGACTCATTAACGAGATAATCAAAAAAGCAAAAGCAGTAACATAGCTAATCAAAGCATCATTATTAAAACTATAACCTAAAAAGCTAACAGAATCTGAAATAACATCACCTTGTTCATCCTTAACTACAGTTAAAGCTGAATAAAACAAAGGAAAAATAGCTGAAGAAATAACTAAGCTGTAAACCGAATTAGCCCAATCATAAAACGCCCAAGCATTTTTAATTGTTTGAAAAGACTTCATTTAATTAAAATTAATAATCCCGATTTTTTCGGCTTCGGCTCTTGCTGCAGGAATTCGATTTCGTAAATTCTCTATTCTAGTATCGTGTGATGGATGTGTACTTAAAAATTCTGGTGGAGATTGCCCATTACTTGCAGCCTTCATTCGCTCCCAAAGTTTTGGGGCTTCTTGTGGGTCATAACCAGCTAAAATCATTAAAACTAAACCTTGTTCATCAGCTTCAGTTTCATGCTTCCTACTAAAAGGCAACATTCCAAACACCTGACTTCCAACACCAAAGGCTACATTAAAAATCTGTTGCTGCTCTTCTTTCTCACTCAACGCAACATTACCTACCACAGCTGCTCCTTGCTGTATGAGACCAGCACTCATTCTTTGCTGCCCATGATTTGCTAGTGCATGAACAATTTCATGTCCCATAATAGCGGCAACTCCATCTTCATTTTCTGCAATTGATAAAATTCCTGTATAAAAGGCAACCTTACCACCTGGCATAGCCCAAGCATTAACTTGTTCACTTTCAATCAAATTAAATTCCCAATCATAATTAGCATCGTAATCATCCATTCCTTTAAATTTTAAATACTTACGAGCAGCTAATTTAATTCGTTCGCCAACACGCTTTATCATTTCTGATTCCTCTGTATTTTTTAAGACTTCACTTTCGCTCAAAACCTCATCATATTGGCTGTAAGCCATCGGTATCAATTTTGAATCTGGAACAAAAGCCATGGTTTTTTTACCTGTAAATGGATTTACGGCACAGTTTGTGGTAATAAATATTAATATAACTGCAAACAAAAGACGATACTTCATAATGATTGTTTTAAAAACCAAATTTATGACAATTACTAGAAAAATTAGAGATTGGTTTAACAAATTAATAATAAGTTTTTGATTTAAAAAACTTTACTTTTAAAATAAAAAAATGAAAAAAATAGTTTTACTACTCATTTGTATTCAATTAGGTTCGTGTCAATCAAATGCCCAAAAAAAAGAAACTAAGCCAGATTTTGAAGTTTCTAAAACTGAGACTGAATGGCGTAAAGCATTAACAGCAGAAGAGTTTAATGTCTTGAGAAAATCAGGTACTGAACCTGCTTTTTCAAGCCCGTTAAATAAGATAAAAAAACCAGGTACTTTTGTTTGCGCAGCTTGTAAAAACCCACTTTATCAAACCAAACATAAATTTGACAGCGGCACTGGATGGCCAAGTTTTGATCGCGCAATTGATAGCAGCCTGGCAATTAGTTCAGATAGAAAATTGGGCTATAAGCGCACAGAAGCTCTCTGCGGCAAATGCGGTAGCCATTTAGGTCATATCTTTAACGATGGCCCCAGAGAAACCACTGGAATGAGACACTGCATAAATGGTGTCGCTTTAGATTTTATACCCAAAAACAAATAAGAATGACAACGCAAAACTGGAAAGAGATACTTACAGAAGAAGAATACCGTATTCTTAGAGAAAAAGGAACTGAACCACCATTTTCGGGCAAATACAATACACATTTTGAAGATGGAAAATACCATTGCAAAGGCTGTAATGAAGTACTATTTGACAGTAAAGCCAAATTTGAAAGTAACTGTGGTTGGCCAAGTTTTGATAGCTCAGTTGAAGGTGCCATAGAATACAAGAAAGACAATAGTTTTGGTATGCAACGCATCGAAATTTTATGTAGTAATTGTGGTGGACATATCGGACATATATTTGATGATGGCCCAACAGAAACACGAAAACGCTACTGCGTTAATTCACTTAGTATTAATTTTAAATCATAAATTATGAAAAAAATCTTAAGCATTTTATTAATCAGTCTTATCGTAATTGCCTGCGAAGGAGACATAGGTCCTCCAGGACCTCCAGGACCTCCAGGTCTTAATGGTGTAAATATTTTAGGCAATGTGTATGAGATTGAAGTCAACTTCACTCCTAGCAATGACTTTAGCATCATTTCTGAATTTCCTAATACTATTGAAGTCTTTGAGTCTGATGTTGTCATGGTTTACCTTTTAGAAGAACAAGTCAATGACCCAACTGGTCCAGTTGATGTTTGGGCGCAACTTCCTCAAACATTTTATTTAAACAACGGAGATGAAGTTGTTTACAATTTTAATCATACATTTTTCGATACCAACATTTTTCTTGATGGAAATGCGGCTTTTAATTTGTTGCCTCCAGAGTTTACCCAAAATCAAGTTTTTAGAATAGCTATTCTACCAGCCGAATTTGCAGAAGCTTATGATGTATCTACTTTTAAAAAACTCAACCAAGCCCTTAAACAAGAAAATATAAACCTCAACCTTATTTCTCTCAATTAAAAGTCTTTCCTTTGGCTGTATGAAGTTATTAGTTACAAGTATTTTTATATTATTTTTCTATAACGCCTACAGCCAATTGGGCTTTTGTTCTGGAAATACAGGCAACCCAATTTTTACAGAAAATTTTGGTCAAGGTTTAAACAATGGGCCGCCTTTACCGCCTGGCACAACAACCTATAATTTCATTAATGCTAATAATCCACAAGATGGGCAATACACCATATCAAATAGTACATTTCAATTTGGTTGGAATATGCCAAGTGACCATACACCAAATGATTCTAATGGTAAGGCTTTAATTGTCAATGCAGATGAAAACAACGCGGGTGAATTTTTTAGAACTACAATAAATGGTTTATGCGAAAATAATTCTTATGAGTTTTCGGCTTGGTTAATAAACATCCTACCTGCTAATAATGCTTGTCCTGGCACTGCCATTCCTGTCAACGTGAAATTTCAAATTTGGGATTCTACAGATACCAATTTATTAGCTGAAGGAGATACTGGTAACATCAATAGCAGTAACTCACCAACATGGCAACAATATGGACTTACATTTTCTACTTTAGAAAATCAAACTGAAGTTATTTTAAAAATGATTAATAATGGCACAGGCGGTTGTGGCAACGACTTAGCCATCGATGATATAGTTTTTAGGTCTTGTGGAGATGAAACTGAAGTTGTTTTTGAAAATCAAGCTGAATTCAGTTATTGCGAAAATGAAACCTTTAACCCTTTCACAATTAATGCAATACCTGATTTTAGCATCTACGATTCGCATTTTTACCAATGGCAGGTGAGCCAAGACCTAGAAAATTGGTCTAGCATTCCAGGAGAAACAAACTCTACACTTACTATTACAAATTCTAATGGTTTAGAGTTTTATCGTGCCTTAGTTGCTGAAGACGAAATCAATGTTGAAAACAACTTATGCAATAGTATTTCAAATGTATTTACCGTAGAAGAAATAGAAATCTCTGATCCTGTTAGCTTAGGTAATGTCGAGGTTTGCGAAGGTGAAACACAAATTATAGCTGTTCAAGAAAATCCCAACATTACAGTTAACTGGTATGATGCCCAAACCAACGGAAACTTACTGGCCGAAAATTCGTTTACCTACCAAGCAGAAAATGAAGGTACTTATTATGCTGAAGCCATTTCCGTCAATGGAAGCTGTGTCAACTCAAACCGAATACCAATTACCTATTCTATCAATTCAAATCCTCCTGAATTTACAAATGAAATTGTTTTATGTGAAGGAGAAAGCGCAACACTAACAGCTTTAGAAGGAAACTCTTTCAATTGGAGTAACGGCGAAACAAATGAAGAAATAGAGGTCAATCAAGCTGGTCAATATTCCGTTGAGGTAACCAATGTTTCAAATTGTACAAGCTTACAAATATTTAATGTTGAAATTAACGCAACGCCTGTTATTGAGTCAGTTGAAAGTGTTGGTAGTGACATTCAAATCAACCTTCAAAATAATGGAGATTTCAGCTATGCAATAAATAATCAATTTTACCAAGATAGTCCTTATTTTTCATCTGTAAAAGGTGGCTTAAAAACCATTATTGTAAGTGAGAATAATGGTTGTGGTACAACTGAAGTTGATTTTCTTCATTTGGTAGTTCCTAAGTTTTTCACACCAAATAATGACGGCATAAATGATGTTTTTAAAATCAATGATGCAAATTTGGTTCAACCTTACAAAATTCAAATCTTTAATCGCTATGGAAAGTTATTAACACGTGGTGAAAATGAAAATTTCAGCTGGAACGGGCAATTTAATGGACAACCTGTTCCTTCAGGCGATTATTGGTACAACATTGTAGTTGGCGATAAAAATTTTACGGGTCATTTCACCTTAAAACGATAAGCAACTATAAAGCTTGTCAAATCATACCATATTTAAGCGATATTCTTTAACTTTGCGACTTAATTTATTGAAAAACAATTCACATGAATAAATATGACATCATTGTAGTCGGTAGTGGTCCTGGAGGCTATGTTACAGCAATCCGTGCTTCTCAGCTAGGTTTTAAAGTTGCAGTTGTTGAAAAAGAAAGCCTCGGTGGCGTTTGTTTAAATTGGGGTTGTATACCAACTAAGGCACTACTTAAAAGTGCTCAAGTATTTGACTATCTGAATCATGCAAG contains the following coding sequences:
- a CDS encoding MFS transporter, translated to MKSFQTIKNAWAFYDWANSVYSLVISSAIFPLFYSALTVVKDEQGDVISDSVSFLGYSFNNDALISYVTAFAFLIISLMSPILSGIADYVGNKKLFMKIFCYVGASACIGLYWFNLEYLWFGLLCYLFGLIGFWGSIVFYNSYLPDICPKNEQDSLSAKGFSLGYIGSVLLLVLCLVMILNYKLFGFESEALPTRLSFILTGVWWIGFSQYSFYHLPISNKKGRYTKDVFFNGFKELKSIYKSIKTNLNLERYLGAYFVYSMAVQTIMLIATYFGVEEIKWPNNDATMGLIISILVIQLVAILGAFLASRLVKFFGNIHVLIGLNLIWIGVCVFAFFMETPNEFYIAAFFVGLVMGGIQSLSRSTYSKYIPDHAEDTTSYFSFYDVTEKIGIVIGMAFYGISAQLTGSLRYSIVFLILFFVVGVVLLLRVPDRKINC
- a CDS encoding M48 family metallopeptidase; amino-acid sequence: MKYRLLFAVILIFITTNCAVNPFTGKKTMAFVPDSKLIPMAYSQYDEVLSESEVLKNTEESEMIKRVGERIKLAARKYLKFKGMDDYDANYDWEFNLIESEQVNAWAMPGGKVAFYTGILSIAENEDGVAAIMGHEIVHALANHGQQRMSAGLIQQGAAVVGNVALSEKEEQQQIFNVAFGVGSQVFGMLPFSRKHETEADEQGLVLMILAGYDPQEAPKLWERMKAASNGQSPPEFLSTHPSHDTRIENLRNRIPAARAEAEKIGIINFN
- the msrB gene encoding peptide-methionine (R)-S-oxide reductase MsrB translates to MKKIVLLLICIQLGSCQSNAQKKETKPDFEVSKTETEWRKALTAEEFNVLRKSGTEPAFSSPLNKIKKPGTFVCAACKNPLYQTKHKFDSGTGWPSFDRAIDSSLAISSDRKLGYKRTEALCGKCGSHLGHIFNDGPRETTGMRHCINGVALDFIPKNK
- the msrB gene encoding peptide-methionine (R)-S-oxide reductase MsrB gives rise to the protein MTTQNWKEILTEEEYRILREKGTEPPFSGKYNTHFEDGKYHCKGCNEVLFDSKAKFESNCGWPSFDSSVEGAIEYKKDNSFGMQRIEILCSNCGGHIGHIFDDGPTETRKRYCVNSLSINFKS
- a CDS encoding T9SS type B sorting domain-containing protein, with the protein product MKLLVTSIFILFFYNAYSQLGFCSGNTGNPIFTENFGQGLNNGPPLPPGTTTYNFINANNPQDGQYTISNSTFQFGWNMPSDHTPNDSNGKALIVNADENNAGEFFRTTINGLCENNSYEFSAWLINILPANNACPGTAIPVNVKFQIWDSTDTNLLAEGDTGNINSSNSPTWQQYGLTFSTLENQTEVILKMINNGTGGCGNDLAIDDIVFRSCGDETEVVFENQAEFSYCENETFNPFTINAIPDFSIYDSHFYQWQVSQDLENWSSIPGETNSTLTITNSNGLEFYRALVAEDEINVENNLCNSISNVFTVEEIEISDPVSLGNVEVCEGETQIIAVQENPNITVNWYDAQTNGNLLAENSFTYQAENEGTYYAEAISVNGSCVNSNRIPITYSINSNPPEFTNEIVLCEGESATLTALEGNSFNWSNGETNEEIEVNQAGQYSVEVTNVSNCTSLQIFNVEINATPVIESVESVGSDIQINLQNNGDFSYAINNQFYQDSPYFSSVKGGLKTIIVSENNGCGTTEVDFLHLVVPKFFTPNNDGINDVFKINDANLVQPYKIQIFNRYGKLLTRGENENFSWNGQFNGQPVPSGDYWYNIVVGDKNFTGHFTLKR